DNA from Streptomyces rishiriensis:
ATGAGTTGCGGCGTGCGACGGAAGACCAGGTGGTCGAAGGTGGCCGGCCACAGCACGACGTCGCCCAGCGCGATCACGCGTTGGCTGCCCCGGTAGTCCGCGACGCGGTCGCTGCTGAGCCGCATGGGCGCGTGGGTCCGGCCCATGCGCTCCGCCCACGCCTCGAACCGGTCGTTCACCGGCAGGTCCGTGGTGCGGAAGACCGACTCGTGCAACACGAGCCCAGTCAACCACACCGGCTTCACGGGCCTGTTGGCAGCGCTCGGGTCAGGCCAGGTGGGCGGTGTCCACGGTGACGGAGTCGGCGCCGGACGCGGTGACGGTGATGTAGCCGGGGTCGCCGTTGCGGTCGAGGTAGCACATCGCGTACCCGACGGAGACGGCCGTCCTCCGTTCCGGGTTCTCGGTGACGGCCTTCCGGCAGCCCTCCGCCGTGGGCGGCTCGGACGAGCCCCAGGAGGCCAGTCTGCCGCTGGTGGACATCAGGAAGCCGCCCTGGACGTAGAGGGCGTCCGTGCCGGCGTCCGCGACCACGGGCGGCGTGGAGGTGAAGTCGTAGCCGGTGGGCGCTTTCTCGTTGTCCGACAGTTCCATGACGAAGCCGCGCACCAGCGCGGTCGAGGGCGAGGACGTCGAGTCGGGCAGGGCGCCCGCGACCACCGCGCCTCCTCCCCCGACGACCGCCACGGCGGTGAGTCCGGCGATCAGCGGATGGCCGTACGCCAGGCTGAGCAGCGGCCCGATCACCGGGATCGAGAACTTCAACTGGGTGTTCTTCTGCGTGATCCTGGCGCTGCCGCTCGCGGTCGCCGTCTGCGTCGAGGAGTGGTGGGTGCCGGGCTGGGGCGGCACGAAGGCGTCGTCGCGGGAGTCGTGGTCGCCGAGGTGCGCGCCGCGCGTGCGGTCGGTGTTCATGGCTCGGGACGCTAGCGACAGGCAACCCCGGGGTCTTGTTTTGTCGGACATTGCCGCCAAGGGGCCGATTCCAGGCGTTCGATGTGCCGCATCTGATCGACTCGGCGAAGGCTTCGGACTTGCTACCGGGCGGTCATATTACTGAACCGTAACCTGCCGACCGCTACCCGAGGTAACCCCGGCCTCGCTACGGTCCTGACAGTTCGTCTAAGAGCGGTGCGGGACAACGGTGGACGACCGGGATCCCGTACCGCTCGGTCGTCACGGTCCGCACCCCACCGGGCCGTCCGCCACCCGAGCCGCAGACGAAGGCTCGGCCTCCCCCCTCCCCGGAGGTCCGCCATGCCCGCCCCCACCCGCCTGCTGGCCGCAGCCGTCACCGCTGCCGCCTGCCTCGGCGTCACCGCCGTACCCGCCGACGCGACCCCGCAGTCGGACGCCGTGGTCTCGCGCGGCGTCACCATCCCCACGTTCTACAACCCGCCAGCCGCCCTTCCGGCGGCCGACGGTGCCCTGATCCGCTCCGAACCGCTCCCGCTGGCGTTGAGCCTGCCGGGCGTCGACGGACCGCTGCCCGGTACGGCGACCCGCCTGATGTACAAGTCCACGGACTCCGCCGGCCGTCCCATGGCGGTCACCGGCGCGTACATCGAACCGGCGGCCCGATGGACGGGCAGCGGACCACGGCCGCTGGTCGTCGTGGCCCCCGGCACGATGGGCCAGGGCGACCAGTGCGCCGCCTCCCTCGGCCTCGAACACCCCCTCCTCGTCAACGGCCAGACGCTGTCCGTCGGTTACGAGGACCTGGCCATCTACCGTCTCCTCGCCCGGGGCATCGCCGTCGTGGTCACGGACTACACCGGACTGGGCGCGACCGACCGGCTGCACACCTACGTCAACCGGGTCGACGAGGCCCACGCCGTCCTGGACGCCGTCCGCGCCGCCCGTTCCCTCGACGGCACGTCGCTGACGGCCGGTTCACGGGTGGCGCTGTTCGGCTACAGCCAGGGCGGCGGTGCCACGGCCGCCGCCGCCGAACTCCAGCCGTCGTACGCCCCCGACGTCACCCTCGCCGGGACCTACACCGGCGCGCCGCCCGCCGACCTGGTCGCCGTCACCAAGGCCATCGACGGCGGCGACCTGGCCGGCGCGCTGGGCTGGTCGGTGAACGGGTTCCTGGAGTCCGATCCCGCTCTGGTACCGATCGCCGAAGCGCACCTGAACGCGGCCGGCCGCGCCGCGCTCAAGGACCTGTCGACGATGTGCGTGGGCGACGCCCTGCTCTCGTACAACTCGGCCGACAGCACCGCCTGGACCACGGACGGGCGCTCACTCAGCGACATCGTCCAGTCCGAGCCCGCCCTGAAGGCGTTCCTGGCCGACCAGCGCATCGGCGCCCTCGAGCCGGCGTCCCCGGTGCGGGTGGCGACCGGCACCGCCGACGACCTGGTACCGCACGCCCAGGCGCGGGCCCTCGCCGTCGCGTGGTGCGCCAAGGGCGCCGACGTCACCTACAAGCCGGTGGTCCTGCCCGGTCTCGGCCGTTCCCTGATCAACCACTTCGCACCGCTGCTCGTCGACCAGGGCGACGCGATCTCGTGGCTGACCGACCGGCTCAACGGCAGGCCCGTCACGTCCAACTGCGCCACTCTTCCTCTCCAGCCCTGACACGAGTCAGCCGGTGGCGGCCGGTGCGCGCACCCGCGACGTACCGGCCGCCGCCGGGTCACGGGCACGAGCAGGATGCTTCCCCGTCGATCGGAGCGTGTCCGCGCCAGTCGCCCGTGTCCGTCGTCCGCGTCAGTCGGAGAGGCCGAGGCGGGCGACGACCCGTTTGCCGACCGGCTCCCGTGCGACGTCGAATTCCTCGGTCACCGCCCTCACGATCTCCAGACCGTGCTGTCCCACCCGCGTCGGGTCCGGCGGCCGTGGCTCCGGCAGCACCGGATCGCTGTCCCAGACGACGATCTCCACCGCGGCCCCGGCGATACGCAGCTGGAGCAGGACCGGTCCGGGCGCGTATCTGAGCGCGTTCGTGACCAGCTCGCTCACCACGAGCTGGGACAGATCCAGGGCCCGGGCCGACACGACCAGGCCGTGCCGTCCCTGCACGCGACGGAGGAACTCGCCCGTGAGCCGACGCGCCCGGGCGATGGAACCGTCCTTGCCGTCCAGCGCCACCGTGGTCTCGGCAGGGTCTCCGTCAGGGACGGAAGCACCCTGGTCGGGCGGGACAGGTTCCATCCGGACCGCCTTCACTACCCCGTTCATATCGGCCCGACTACCCCCGAACCCACCTCCTACGCCCCAGCCGCACCACACACCGGGCCGTCGTGCCCCGATCGGCGGCCATGTCATCCGCGGGCCGCCCGGCCTGCCGGCCGCTCCGTGCACCGCTCGGGCCGGGCCCGGCGGCCGGCCCGCCGCCGGCTGGGCCGATACCGCAAGGGCTACCGAGCCCAGCCGCCGATCGGCCGCTGGACCACGGCGTTCCCGCGCCGGAAGCGGCGGTTCCTCGCCGTCCTGTTCCCCCTGTGCGTCCTGACCCACCGGTATGTCGAGGTACCGGGTCAGGCGTGGGGCCGCGGACCGGCACGCCGCCTCCGACCGGGATCACGCCGAGGCGGTCAGCCGATGTGGAAGCTGTCGCCGTACACCTTCCAGTCCAGGGGCGGGTCGAGGTCGAGGTTGCCGTTGCGCAGGAAGACGCGCTGGGCGGTGTCGACCCGGCTGGTGTCGCTGTGCGCCTCCTCCTGCTTCATGGCCCAGACCCGGGCGTCGAGGAAGGCGTTCAGATACGTCGTCTCGTCGCCGCCCTGGGCCGGCGGCTTCGCCTTCGCCAGCGCCCGCTTGCGGATGTTGCGGAAGCTCGTGGGGTCGGTTCCGTCGCCGTGCATCACGATGGCGTCGTAGTAGGCGAACTGGCCGAGGACGCGCAGCCCGTCGGTCTTGCCCTGCCGCACGGCGGGGTTGAAGTAGACGCGGTCCCGCTCGTCGTTCTGGGCCTGCTGGAAGGCCGTGTCCTGGGCGGCCCTGCGCCAGTCCTTCGGGTAGTTCGGGTCGAGCCCGGAGTGCGAGTCGCTGCCGTCGACCTCGCGCAGGGCCGGCAGGTACCTGGCGAGGACGTTGCCGGGCCTGCGGTCGCTGTAGAGCTCCACGAGGTCGAGCATGTCGCCGGTTCCGGAGCAGAAGCCGATGATGCCGGCGGTGTAGCCCCGGCCGTCGCCGATGTCCTCGATGTACTGGTACTGCGCCTTCCAGTCGAGCGAGGAGTTCTCGGCGCTCGACACCAGCTTCATGGCGATCTCCTTCTTCGCCGGGTCGTCGAGGCCCTTGGCGGCGGTGGCCGCGCTCGCCCGGTGGGCGTCGAGGAGCGGCGCGGCCGCCAGGGCGCCGGTGAGGGCGAGGAAGAGGCGGCGGGAGGTGGGAGTGGGGCCGTCGACCGGCCGGGATATGTGCACCACAGTGGCTCCAGGTGAGGAGTGGGGGGTGGGGTGACTCTGCACTGCGACTGACAGGAAAGTTTCCTATCAAGTCGCGGCGACAGAAGTAACCCCATCGGAGCCATGTTCGTACGATCGAACAAACGGACCCATCACCGCTGACCCACCGTCAAGAAAGCGGGTGCCTACAGCAGTTGGAGCACCTGGGAGACCAGGAACGCGAGCAGACCTACATGGAAGACGACCATGCAGATCCACTGCCCCACGGACATGCGCCAGGACGCGGCCTGGAGGATCTCCCACTCGCTCACCGCGAAGGCGGCCAGCACCAGGGCGAGCACCTCCCACACCACGTTCCACCAGCCCGAAGGAGTCGCCCCGGTCGTGGCGTCCATGGCGGCCGGGACACGGGCGACGCGCCCCAGCAGGAAGAGGCCGATCAGCAGCCTGTGCCAGCCATGTCGGAGCACGGGCGCGGCGGTCGGCATCCGGGCGGAGAGTGTGGATCTTGTGGACATTCGCACATTTGATCACCCTCCCCGCCTGGAAGCCATCGTTCCGTTCACCCCCGCCCGGCGCGATCCGCCGCCCTCCCGCCCTGCGGAATCAAGCACCTCCAGCGGCTGAACCAGATCCGCCGGGCGGTTCCGGCTCTCCGGACCGGCCAGTACTGACGGACCCCACCTGAAGTAGCGCCGCTACGGGAGCAGTGCTGGTTCAGGGGGCGCCCGGCGCGTCGCCCCGCCAGTCGAAACGGCGGTCGTCGCCGACACGTCGTCCGTACAGGGCGCGGCCGCCGAGTCCGTAACGGCCTATCTCGGTGATGAGCGCCACCTCGCGCAGCTCGTGGGGGGACCGGTCCGTGACGTCCAGGAGCAGCCCGTCCAGCGGGCCGCCCACGAGTTGCACGTACACGCGCTCCGGGCGGGGTCCCGCGTCGTCGTGATCGGCGCCGTAGACCCGGCCCCGCAAGAACTCAACCTCGTCCATGACCAGCAGCTTGTCACCCACCACTGACAACGGCCCGTTGAGCACTCTTCGGCCAAGGCCGTGGCGGAAAAGTGGCATCCGGGCGCGATCCCCGACCCGGCCGGGTATCCACCTCCTACGCATCGTTGTGTATGGGGTGGGGGGCCGGCCCTGATGGCACGAAGGCGGGAGCGGGAGCGGGGGCGGACCGGCGAGTCGGCGCGGGACCGGCGCCGACGAGCCGTGCGCGAGCTGCGTGCGTCGGGCCGCTACGGACCGAGGCTGCGCGAGGTGCTGCCCGCTCTCGCCGCGTCGGTCGTCGTCGTGGGCGCCGCGCTCGGGGGGCTCGCGCTGGCCTACCGCGCCTTCGGCGGTCCGGCCTGCGCGCTGTCGCTCGCCCCGCTCCTGGCGATCGCCGCCGTCCTTCGCCGCCGGTCCCGGCGGCCCGCCCGGCGGCGGGGCGGGTACTACACCGCCCAGGAACTGGCGGAGCTGGACATGCCCGAGCTGGTGCTCGCCGTGGCCAGGATCCTCCGTCGGGACGGCTGGCGGGTGCTGCCGCCTCCTCGCCACGACACCCACCATCTCGCCGCTCGCGACGGCCACGGGCGGCTGCTCGACGTGGCGTTCCGGCCCGTGGCCGAGCCGCTGCCCGACGAGGAGTCGGCCTGTTCCTGCCGGGCGCGGCTTCTGTCGCGGGGTCGGGCCGGGCCCCCGCTGCGGCTCGTCGTGCACCGGGGCACCTTCACCCACCGGGACGAGGCGTGGGCCGCGCGCGAGCCCCACACGTTCCTGATCGACGGCCCCCGCCTTCGGCTGTGGGCACGCGGAACGCCCTTGGCCCAGCTCGCGGGCGGGATCGTCCCCTCCCCGCGGCGGGCGTGATCCCTCTTCGTCGCCGGGCCGCGCCGGGCGGTCACTCTTCTCGTACGCGCCGCTCCGCCCGGTTCGTACGCCGCCGATGCGTGCGGCCCCGCTCCTGTCGTCGCTCCTTCACCGCCACGCCGTAACGGACAACGCGAGCCGGCCGGGCCGACGCGGGGACCCGGAAGCAGTCCGGCGGGACGCGACCAGGGGCCTCGCCGCTCACGCCCCTTCGGTTGCGCCCCAACTCGGCCAATCGTGCCGCCAGTTATGACTGAAAACACCAGTAACTCCGGCACAACCATCCGAAGGCCCCGCCCGTCACATAAGGCAGGAGCAACCAACTCCTAAGTACACAAGGGGGAAATATGCGCTTCACTCACTCCATGCTGGGCGCCGCCGCACTGGCCGCTCTGGCGGTGGGGGCCACCACCGCCCTGGCGGCACCCGCCTCCGCAGCGCCCAACACCACCCCGCAGAAGGTCTGCGGGAGCGGCTACAAGACCGTGAACTCCGCTGCCGTCGGCTCGCTGGGCACCGTCTACCTCGCCTACAACTCCACCAACGGCAACAACTGCGTCGTCACCATCCGCAACAACCCCGGCGCCACCGTGGACATGTCCGCCTGGATCTACGTCCCCGACACCAACGAGGGCGACGACGACTACGGGCGCTACACCTCGTACGCAGGACCCTCCTACGTCATCGGCAAGGGGCACTGCGTCGACTGGGGCGGCGGCATCGCCAACACCTACGTACAGGTGATCGGCTCCAACTGCGCCTCCCTCAAGGAACAGCGGACCACCTACACCCGCTGACCCGCCCACCGCACCAGGTGAGACGCGGGACGCACACACGGCCGTAACGCTCCGACCACGCCTTGGCGGAACCCGTCCGGTTCCGCCAGGGCAGGATGCGCGGCATCACCACGTCGAGCGGTTCGGCCGGGTGCGACTCCGGGCCGGGGTACCTGAGCCGGCGTCGTGGTTCCGACGGATCAGGACCGCGTGCGCCGAGTCCCGTGTCAGGGCCGCTGAGCACGTGTCGCGGACGCTCGAGCGTTGGTCGCTCAGTAAGCCGTCGCGGCCGGCGGGATCCAGCGGTGGGTGCGGGTCACCGTGCCGGAGACGCCGTAGTCCTTCTTGAGCTGTTCGGGGATGGCGTAGTGCATGACACGGCCGCGGGTGAGCGAGGACAGCTCGAGGACGGTGGTCAGGTGGCCTAGACGGTCCAGGACCCAGGCGCCGAGCGGGGAACGGTCTTCGACGGTTTCGAGGATGCCGAGAAGACGGGGCACCGCCTTGACGACGGCGTCCCATCGCGTCTGCGGCACGTGGAGCCAGTCGGCGCAGGTGTCGCCGATGAGATGGCGGACGAGGGCGGAGACGATCGGGTCGAAGAAGGTGCCGGGCACGACCTCCTCGTAGAGATCGATGAGCTGCCGGGTCAGGTGCGCTCCCTCCGGGGAAGGCCCCATGTGCCGGATCATGTACAGGTCGAGGAAGGCGCGGGCCTCCTCCAGGGTCCGGGGGACGTCGTCCTGCCCGACGCCGAGCATGGCGCCGACCACGCGCCAGGCGTAGTAGTAGGCTTCGGCGCCCTCCTGCGACATGTGGATGCCGAGGCGGTGCAGGCTGTCCAGGACGAGCAGGGAGAAGAACATCTGCCCGCCGATCATGTCCTCCTGGCAGATCGGCGTCCCCAGCGCGGCGGTGTCCCAGCGGTTCTCGCGCTGGAGGTGGTGGCGGATGGAAGCGTGCAGCAGACGCACCTTCTGGGCGGCGGGAATGAAGCGGCTGCCGCTCTCGAAGGCGTCCGGCTGCATCAGGTAGACGGTGAACTGGCCCGTCTCCGCCATCCGTTTGGAGGGGTATTGCAGTCCGTGGGTCGCCGACAGCAGCTTCGCCACGTGCGGGACGACGTAGCAGGCGGGCATGGAGGCGAAGGACAGCGCCGTGGAGATGTGCACGTTGTTGTCGATGAAGAACAGCCGGGCTTTCTCCATCTCCGCCCAGTCGACCCAGGCCGGCGGCACACGAGTGGCTTCCAGGTAGTCCCGGGCGACGTCGGGGAGCCCGTCCGGGAGGGGGGCCCCGGCGGTGGAGACGTACCGCATCAGGCTGTTGAACGCACCCACCTGACCGCGTTCGAAGAGCGCGGCGACGGTGGCGTCGGCGAGTTCGTCGCCGGCGTGCCGTAGGGCGTCCATGGATGCCTCGGTGCAGGTCATGGCGGGCTCCTCGTTTCTTCGGGCTTTCGGCGGCCGGCGGAGGGTGCGGCCGGGCAGGCGTGGGCTGTGTGCCGAGCGGGATCGAAGGCGTTCAGGACAGGCGGTCCGCCGTGCCCTGTGCCAGCGCGGTCAACGCGCTCGCGGCGCGCGGGGGGACGTCCAGTTCGTGGAGAGCGGCGAGGGCTTCCCGGACGCGTGCGCTGATCATGTCCTCGATGCGGTCGGTCGCCCTCAGCCGGCGCATCACCTCGCGCACCGCGTCCAGGGCGTCCGCTTCCGCGCGGCTCCGGCCCAGCAGGGCGCGCAGCCGGTCACGGTCGTCGTCGTCGGCCAGGCGCCAGGTCTCCGCCAGCAGGGCTGTGGGCCGGTGGCCGCACACGTCGTCGGCGTTGGCCTTGCCGGTGCGTTCCGGGTCCCCGAACAGGCCGAGCAGGTCGTCCCGCAGCTGGAACGCCTCGCCCAGCGGCAGCCCGTACGCGCAGTACCCGTCACGCAGCCGTGCGCCTGCCCCGGCCAGGGCGCCGCCGATCAGCAGGGGTTGCTCGACGGTGTACTTGGCCGTCTTGTAACGGATCACCTTCAGCGACGCGGCCATGTCCGGCCCGGCTCCCGTGGCCAGGATCTCCAGGCACTCGCCCGCGATCAGCTCGCGCGCCATGACCGACCACAGGGGGCGGGCCCGGGCGAGGTAGGCGGTGGGCAGACCGCTGGTGGCGAACAGCTGCCCGGCCAGCGTCATGAGCAGATCGCCGACCAGCATCGCCAGCGACCTCGCGGCGGCGTCCGGGCGCGGACGGCCCCGCACGGCACCCCGCAGGGCGATGTGCGCGGTGGGGCGTCCGTGCCGCAGCGGACTGTCGTCGATGAGATCGTCGTGCACGACCGCGGCGGCATGCACCAGCTCCATGGACGCCGCGGCCCGCACCAGAGCGTCGCTGTCGGGTTGTCCCGCCGCGCGCCAGCCCCAGTAACAGAACGCCGCTCGCAGCCGTTTGCGTCCGCGACCGCCGCCTCCAACTGCTCGGACACCGTGGTCAGGAGCGGATCGATCGCGGCGAACCGATCGGCCTCCTCGGCCACGAAGCGGTGCAGCACCTCGTCGATACGGGTCTTGAACGCGGCCGGCTCCCACCCGTCACACGTCATCGGCGCCCTTCCGGGCCCGGGCACGCCGGGCCAGGATCTCCAGGTGGGCCGGTGGCGCGGTGGCGTACCGGTCCAGCACCAGGCGTCCACGCGCCACCAGCTCGTTCTCAGCCTCCGTCGCCAGCTCCGCGGCATCCGAGCGGCGTAGCAGCCCCCGCAGCGTCCCCACGGCCGAACCCAGCGTGCTCAGCGCCAGATCGGCCAGCCCGGCCACCAGGAGCACCGCCTGCTCGTCCAGGCCGTCACGCCGTCCTGCTTCTCGCGTCACGTTCTTCCCACCCAGGACTTCCGGGCGCGCCGATCACGCGCCGTTCTTCCGAGCATCGGTCAGGCCGTCCGCGAGAGCAGAGGAACTCACGATCGAGTGATCACATCGGACGACAGTACGGGCCACCACCACCGCTACCACCGCCCGCAGCCGCCGGACGCCGTCCTCGACGGGGTCTTCCGCACGGGCCGCTTGGGTCTGGGCCCGTACAGACGTTGCCGTGAAGCGTTCACTTTTCATCCATTGCAACGAACAGAGGACCGTTGTTGCGTTAACCACTCGCGCCATTGCAACGATTTCACCGCAACCAACTGGGATAACGCAACTTTTAATTAAAAAACTCGTTGCCCGGTCGGTGAAGGCAACGTAGCGTTTCCACAACAGGAAACGACGAGCCGAGGCCTCACAGGCCGGGTCGAGAGGTGCGCGTTTCGCGACGGGGCGATCTCAGGGGGCGGATCATGGGGAAAACGCGGAGTCTGCGGCAGGCGACACCCGGCGCCTGCGCTGCTTTCGCCCGCTTCGCACTCTGTGGCGGCGGAGTAGGGCTCGCCTCCAGTTTCGCCGTGGCGGCCCTCGCCTCCACGATCCCCTGGGTCCTGGCCAACGCCCTGATCACGGTGGCCTCCACGCTCCTCGCCACCGAGCTGCACGCCCGCTTCACCTTCGGCACGGGCGGGAGCGCGACCTGGCGCCAGCATGCGCAGTCGGCCGGGTCCGCGGCGGCCGCGTATGCGGTGACCTGCGTCGCGATGCTCGTCCTGCAGCAGTTGGTGGCGGCGCCCGGCGCGGTGCTCGAGCAGGTCGTCTACCTGTCCGCCTCCGCACTCGCCGGTGCGGCGCGGTTCGCGGTGCTGCGCCTCGTCGTCTTCGCACGCAACCGCTCGCGGACCACGGTCATCGGCCGGACCGCCCGTCCCGTGCCCGTGCCCGCGCCCGTGGTCCACGCCGCGGCGCCCATCGGCCCGAACGTGCTCTGCCGCACCGCCTGAGGGTTCCGCCGGGGGCATGGCGGGTGCCGACCGGCCGCGCTGACAGCACCTGCGGGAAGGACACCGCCGCCCGGGAGTGGGAGACCCGGGCGGCGGTGTCGAGCGGTCCGCGGTCAGGAAGTGACCCGTTCAGCGAGCCGACCGGTCAGCGAGCGAACCCCGTCAGGGGGTGAGCCGCCAGCTCTGGATGTAGCCCACGTCGATCGACGCCCGGTCCTGGACGCGCAGCTTCCAGGTGCCGGTGAGGGGCTGGGCCGACGCGTCGACGGTGAAGGTCTGGTCGACGTTGTCGGCGGAGCCGCCGGTGCGGTTGAGGAGCGAGTAGACGGTGCCGTCGGGACCGACGAGGTCGACCGTCAGGTCACCGCGGTAGGTGTGGACGATGTCGACGTGGACGGAGGTGGTGGCGGACGCGTTGCCGTCGCGGCCCGCGATGCTGATCGGGGACTCCACCGCGACGCCGTTGTCGGGGATGTCGACGCGGGTGGCGGTGGCGTAGATGTACGCGATCCGCCAGGTGAACGTGTCCGTGACGGACGCTCCCGTGCCGTCGGTGACCTCGACGGCGACTTCGCTGGTGCCGGGGGTGGTCGGCGTCCCGGAGATCAGGCCGCTCTCGCTGAGGGTCAGACCGTCGGGCAGGCCGGTGGCCTGGTACGTCAGGCCCGCACCGGAGTTGGTGGTGTAGGCGTCCACCTGAAGACTGACGGCCTGGCCGACGCCGCTGGTCTGGTCGGCGATCGGGGCGACGTTGACGCCGAGGGCTATCCGGCTGCCGACGTTGATGCCGGCCCAGGCGTCGGCGACGGCGAGGTAGGTGGGGCTGTACGCGCCGAACAGGTCGGCCGACGCCTGGAGGGTGGCGGTGCGGGCGCCCGCGTAGTTCGTCGACGAGGTCATGTACGTCGTCAGCGCGCGGTACCAGATCGCGGCGGCGTTCTCGATGCCGATGCCGGTGACGGCCCGACCGTCGGAGGTCGGGCTGTCGTAGGCGACGCCGTTGACGGTCCTGGCGCCGCTGCCCTCGGAGAGCAGGTAGAAGAAGTGGTTCGCCGGGCCCGAGGAGTAGTGGACGTCGATGCTGCCCAGGCCGGAGCTCCAGCTGTCGCGGGAGGAGCCGTCCCTGGAGGGCTTGTCCATGTACCGCAGCGGGGTGCCGTTGCCGTTGATGTCGATCTTCTCGCCGACGAGGTAGTCGCCGGGGTCGGCGGCGAGGTTCGAGTGGAACTCGACAGCGGCGGCGAAGATGTCGGAGGTCGCCTCGTTCAGACCGCCGGACTCCCCCGAGTAGGTGAGGTTGGCGGTGGCGGCGGTGACACCGTGGCTCATCTCGTGGGCGGCCACGTCGAGGGAGGTCAGGGGGTGCGTGTTGCCCGAGCCGTCGCCGTAGGTCATGCAGAAGCAGCTGTCCTGCCAGAAGGCGTTGACGTAACTGTTGCCGTAGTGGGCCCGGCTGTAGGCGGCGGCGCCGTCGTCGCGTATGCCGTTGCGGCCGTGGACGTCCTTGTAGTAGTCCCAGGTCGCGGCGGCGCCGTAGGCCACGTCGACACCGGCGGTCTGGCGGTCGGAGGGCAGGCCGCTGCCCCAGACATCGTTGTCGTCCGTGAAGAGCGTGCCGGTTCCGGAGGTGCCCTGGTTCAGGTCGTAGGTCTTGTGCCCGGCGCGGTCGCCGTCGGTGAGCTGGTACGTCGATCCCGACGGCGTGCTGCCGACGGGGACCGTGCCGACGTACTGACCGGTGCCGGTTCCGGTGTGCACCTTCTCGGCGGCGAGGATCTGCTTGCCC
Protein-coding regions in this window:
- a CDS encoding oxygenase MpaB family protein, which codes for MTCTEASMDALRHAGDELADATVAALFERGQVGAFNSLMRYVSTAGAPLPDGLPDVARDYLEATRVPPAWVDWAEMEKARLFFIDNNVHISTALSFASMPACYVVPHVAKLLSATHGLQYPSKRMAETGQFTVYLMQPDAFESGSRFIPAAQKVRLLHASIRHHLQRENRWDTAALGTPICQEDMIGGQMFFSLLVLDSLHRLGIHMSQEGAEAYYYAWRVVGAMLGVGQDDVPRTLEEARAFLDLYMIRHMGPSPEGAHLTRQLIDLYEEVVPGTFFDPIVSALVRHLIGDTCADWLHVPQTRWDAVVKAVPRLLGILETVEDRSPLGAWVLDRLGHLTTVLELSSLTRGRVMHYAIPEQLKKDYGVSGTVTRTHRWIPPAATAY
- a CDS encoding chitosanase yields the protein MVHISRPVDGPTPTSRRLFLALTGALAAAPLLDAHRASAATAAKGLDDPAKKEIAMKLVSSAENSSLDWKAQYQYIEDIGDGRGYTAGIIGFCSGTGDMLDLVELYSDRRPGNVLARYLPALREVDGSDSHSGLDPNYPKDWRRAAQDTAFQQAQNDERDRVYFNPAVRQGKTDGLRVLGQFAYYDAIVMHGDGTDPTSFRNIRKRALAKAKPPAQGGDETTYLNAFLDARVWAMKQEEAHSDTSRVDTAQRVFLRNGNLDLDPPLDWKVYGDSFHIG
- a CDS encoding alpha/beta fold hydrolase produces the protein MPAPTRLLAAAVTAAACLGVTAVPADATPQSDAVVSRGVTIPTFYNPPAALPAADGALIRSEPLPLALSLPGVDGPLPGTATRLMYKSTDSAGRPMAVTGAYIEPAARWTGSGPRPLVVVAPGTMGQGDQCAASLGLEHPLLVNGQTLSVGYEDLAIYRLLARGIAVVVTDYTGLGATDRLHTYVNRVDEAHAVLDAVRAARSLDGTSLTAGSRVALFGYSQGGGATAAAAELQPSYAPDVTLAGTYTGAPPADLVAVTKAIDGGDLAGALGWSVNGFLESDPALVPIAEAHLNAAGRAALKDLSTMCVGDALLSYNSADSTAWTTDGRSLSDIVQSEPALKAFLADQRIGALEPASPVRVATGTADDLVPHAQARALAVAWCAKGADVTYKPVVLPGLGRSLINHFAPLLVDQGDAISWLTDRLNGRPVTSNCATLPLQP
- a CDS encoding ATP-binding protein; translation: MEPVPPDQGASVPDGDPAETTVALDGKDGSIARARRLTGEFLRRVQGRHGLVVSARALDLSQLVVSELVTNALRYAPGPVLLQLRIAGAAVEIVVWDSDPVLPEPRPPDPTRVGQHGLEIVRAVTEEFDVAREPVGKRVVARLGLSD
- a CDS encoding polyprenyl synthetase, giving the protein MTREAGRRDGLDEQAVLLVAGLADLALSTLGSAVGTLRGLLRRSDAAELATEAENELVARGRLVLDRYATAPPAHLEILARRARARKGADDV
- a CDS encoding spore-associated protein, with the translated sequence MRFTHSMLGAAALAALAVGATTALAAPASAAPNTTPQKVCGSGYKTVNSAAVGSLGTVYLAYNSTNGNNCVVTIRNNPGATVDMSAWIYVPDTNEGDDDYGRYTSYAGPSYVIGKGHCVDWGGGIANTYVQVIGSNCASLKEQRTTYTR
- a CDS encoding M4 family metallopeptidase — translated: MPRRHHPTPRRRRATALALTTIGTLLVLGAPAGTAGAAPAGPGPGPGTARITATPRAGAAATPLSPARRASLIKSAQSAAGATARRLALGAQEKLVVRDVVQDADGTTHTRYERTYAGLPVLGGDLVVHLGKGRTTVSKASGAALKLPSLDPKLSAADATGKALAAAKSADTTGTETGSAPRLVVWSGAGKPVLAWETVVEGVQQDGTPSELQVVTDATTGKQILAAEKVHTGTGTGQYVGTVPVGSTPSGSTYQLTDGDRAGHKTYDLNQGTSGTGTLFTDDNDVWGSGLPSDRQTAGVDVAYGAAATWDYYKDVHGRNGIRDDGAAAYSRAHYGNSYVNAFWQDSCFCMTYGDGSGNTHPLTSLDVAAHEMSHGVTAATANLTYSGESGGLNEATSDIFAAAVEFHSNLAADPGDYLVGEKIDINGNGTPLRYMDKPSRDGSSRDSWSSGLGSIDVHYSSGPANHFFYLLSEGSGARTVNGVAYDSPTSDGRAVTGIGIENAAAIWYRALTTYMTSSTNYAGARTATLQASADLFGAYSPTYLAVADAWAGINVGSRIALGVNVAPIADQTSGVGQAVSLQVDAYTTNSGAGLTYQATGLPDGLTLSESGLISGTPTTPGTSEVAVEVTDGTGASVTDTFTWRIAYIYATATRVDIPDNGVAVESPISIAGRDGNASATTSVHVDIVHTYRGDLTVDLVGPDGTVYSLLNRTGGSADNVDQTFTVDASAQPLTGTWKLRVQDRASIDVGYIQSWRLTP